From a single Lolium rigidum isolate FL_2022 chromosome 7, APGP_CSIRO_Lrig_0.1, whole genome shotgun sequence genomic region:
- the LOC124671923 gene encoding sugar transport protein MST1-like, which translates to MAGGGAVVANDGLQAADYGGRLTLSVLTTCLVAASGGLIFGYDIGISGGVSQMEPFLERFFPHVLARMAAAKRDDYCLYDSQALTAFTSSLYVAGLVSSLVASRVTKAVGRQRIMLMGGALFFAGGAITGAAVNIAMLIIGRMLLGFGVGFTNQAAPLFLAEMAPSKWRGSLTAGFQFFLGVGVLSANLVNYATARISWGWRLSLGLAGAPAVIIFLGALFLTDTPSSLVMRGRTDDARAALVRVRGANADVDAELKDIARAVEVARESEDGAFRRMATRREYRPHLVLAVAVPMFFQLTGVIVLSFFSPLVFRTVGFGSNAALMGAVILGATNLVALMLSALVIDRYGRKVLFMVGGVQMIIAQVAIAWIMGAQIGKGGEAPMARTYGVAVVVLTCVHAAGFGWSWGPLGWVVPGEIFPVDIRSAGQAMNVSIGLGLTFVQTQSFLPMLCAFKYGTFAYYAAWVAVMTVFIALFLPETKGIPLESMTTVWVKHWYWKRFVEPQGKSAEALA; encoded by the exons ATGGCCGGTGGTGGTGCCGTCGTGGCGAACGACGGCCTCCAGGCCGCGGACTACGGCGGACGCCTGACGTTGTCGGTGCTCACGACGTGCCTCGTGGCCGCCTCCGGCGGCCTCATCTTCGGCTACGACATCGGCATCTCAG GCGGCGTGTCGCAGATGGAGCCGTTCCTGGAGCGGTTCTTCCCGCACGTCCTGGCGAGGATGGCGGCGGCGAAGCGCGACGACTACTGCCTCTACGACAGCCAGGCGCTCACGGCCTTCACGTCGTCGCTGTACGTGGCCGGGCTGGTGTCGTCGCTCGTGGCCAGCCGCGTCACCAAGGCCGTGGGGCGGCAGCGCATCATGCTCATGGGAGGAGCGCTCTTCTTCGCCGGCGGCGCCATCACCGGCGCGGCCGTGAACATCGCCATGCTCATCATCGGGCGCATGCTGCTCGGCTTCGGCGTCGGCTTCACCAACCAG GCCGCTCCTCTGTTCCTCGCCGAGATGGCCCCGTCGAAGTGGCGCGGCTCCCTCACCGCCGGCTTCCAGTTCTTCCTCGGTGTCGGCGTACTGAGCGCCAACCTCGTCAACTACGCCACCGCGcgcatctcctgggggtggcgccTCTCCCTGGGCCTCGCCGGCGCGCCGGCCGTGATCATCTTCCTGGGCGCCCTCTTCCTCACCGACACCCCCAGCAGCCTCGTGATGCGCGGCAGGACGGACGACGCCCGCGCCGCGCTGGTCCGCGTGCGCGGGGCGAACGCGGACGTGGACGCGGAGCTCAAGGACATCGCGCGCGCCGTGGAGGTGGCACGCGAGAGCGAGGACGGCGCGTTCCGGCGGATGGCGACGAGGCGCGAGTACCGGCCTCACCTGGTGCTCGCCGTGGCCGTGCCAATGTTCTTCCAGCTCACGGGCGTGATCGTGCTGTCCTTCTTCTCGCCGCTGGTGTTCCGCACCGTCGGGTTCGGCAGCAACGCGGCGCTGATGGGCGCCGTCATACTCGGAGCCACGAACCTGGTGGCCCTGATGCTCTCCGCCCTCGTCATCGACCGCTACGGCCGCAAGGTGCTGTTCATGGTCGGCGGCGTGCAGATGATCATTGCCCAGGTCGCGATTGCATGGATCATGGGCGCGCAAATCGGGAAGGGCGGCGAGGCGCCGATGGCGAGGACGTACggcgtggcggtggtggtgttgaCGTGCGTCCACGCGGCCGGGTTCGGGTGGTCGTGGGGGCCGCTGGGGTGGGTGGTGCCGGGAGAGATATTCCCGGTGGACATCCGGTCGGCGGGGCAGGCCATGAACGTGTCCATCGGCCTCGGCCTGACGTTCGTGCAGACGCAGTCATTCCTCCCCATGCTCTGCGCCTTCAAGTACGGCACCTTCGCGTACTACGCCGCCTGGGTCGCCGTGATGACCGTCTTCATCGCGCTGTTCTTGCCGGAGACCAAGGGCATCCCGCTCGAGTCCATGACCACGGTCTGGGTCAAGCACTGGTACTGGAAGCGGTTCGTGGAGCCTCAAGGAAAGAGCGCCGAGGCACTTGCCTAG